The following are encoded in a window of Oncorhynchus keta strain PuntledgeMale-10-30-2019 chromosome 10, Oket_V2, whole genome shotgun sequence genomic DNA:
- the LOC118389539 gene encoding odorant receptor 131-2-like, which translates to MNFSVDGNVTHVSLNVRDTFVTALTKNIIVVALWISINYINGTFVHTFLKHETFNVNPRYILFIHLVINDMIQLTIAVFLHVISYILFTINVSLCCFLLMIAIFTTLNTPVNLATMAIERYIAICIPLRHSQICTVRRTYILIGIIWIMATIPILPDLFILLATEPLQFFHSKIFCSRDSLFRNPYLIEKKNISHAVYLTVVWFTLFYTYFRIMFTAKAANADARKARNTILLHAVQLLMCMFTYIGPLIDSLMLYIFSTHALEIRFTSYVIVHILPRLISPIVYGLRDQTFCKYLKRYLCRVNEHLSSKCVPLKHHQPREKVFIDHIA; encoded by the coding sequence ATGAATTTCTCAGTCGATGGCAACGTCACACACGTCTCTCTCAACGTCAGAGACACGTTTGTCACGGCTTTGACAAAGAACATTATTGTGGTGGCGCTGTGgatctccatcaactacatcaatGGCACATTTGTCCACACCTTCTTGAAACACGAGACCTTCAATGTCAACCCTCGCTACATCCTCTTCATCCACCTGGTGATCAATGACATGATCCAATTGACCATTGCTGTCTTCCTGCATGTCATAAGTTACATCCTGTTCACAATCAATGTGTCTTTATGCTGCTTTCTTTTGATGATCGCCATTTTTACCACTTTGAATACTCCTGTGAACCTGGCTACCATGGCCATAGAGCGCTATATAGCTATATGTATACCGCTGCGCCATTCTCAGATATGTACAGTGCGCAGGACCTACATTCTCATTGGCATCATTTGGATCATGGCCACGATTCCAATTTTACCTGACCTTTTCATTCTCTTGGCCACAGAACCACTTCAGTTCTTCCACTCCAAAATATTCTGTAGCCGAGACTCACTTTTCCGCAACCCGTACCTGATAGAGAAGAAAAACATTTCCCACGCTGTGTATCTGACTGTTGTTTGGTTCACTCTTTTCTATACGTATTTCAGGATCATGTTCACTGCCAAGGCGGCTAATGCGGATGCCAGGAAGGCTCGCAACACCATCTTGCTTCATGCTGTACAGTTGTTAATGTGCATGTTCACCTACATAGGCCCTTTGATTGACAGCCTGATGCTATATATATTTTCCACACATGCGCTGGAGATCCGGTTTACTAGCTATGTAATTGTTCATATTTTGCCCAGGCTTATTAGTCCAATAGTTTATGGGCTTAGAGATCAGACCTTTTGTAAGTATCTGAAGAGGTACCTGTGTCGGGTGAATGAGCATTTATCCTCAAAATGTGTCCCTCTCAAACACCACCAGCCAAGGGAAAAGGTCTTTATAGATCACATAGCATGA